The sequence TATTGGGATTATTTTACAGTTGTTCTCCTACTGTAAAAGTCACCACTGATTATGATCACGCAGCCAATTTCAGTCAATACAAAACTTTTACAGTATATGATTTGAAAGCTCAAGAAGGTCAAGTAAATCAATTAAATGTGGATCGTGTTGCAAAAGCCATTCGTGCTGAAATGACTGCCAAAGGATTTGTCGAATCTTCTGATAATCCAGATTTAAAAGTAAATGCAGTTTCTATATTAAAAAACAAAACTCAAGTTACAGCCGATACTAATTTTTATGGCTATGGCGGAATGTATCGCCCATACGGATATTGGGGCGGTGGCGCTATGATGGGCGGTGGTACTACAACATTTAATTCATACGATTATGTTGATGGTTCGCTTGTAATTGATATTGTTTCTACTAAAACACAAAAATTGGTTTGGCAAGGAATTGGAAATGCTCAAATTGACAGCAAACCAGACAATCCAGAAGAATTTATTGCTGGTGCAATTAAGAAAATCTTAGAAGGCTTTCCCCCAGGTCTCGCTAAAAAATAACTTATAAATTTATTTCTATAAAAAGCCAAAATACTTATCTGGTCGTTTCCAGATAAGTATTGCTTTATCGGTTATGGTACATTACTTTCTTTTAAATTTTTAAGAGAAAGGGCAATTATTAATTTATTAAAACAACTAATATATGCTTGATATAGTACTCTCTCTTTTCTTTTTTATGGCTACAATGATAGGTCTTGCAACATCATTCATGGTGTTGTTTTCTAAAAAAAATTATTCCAAGAGTTTCTTTTTAGGACTGTTTTTGTTTAGCCTAGCTGTTGTCAGTGTATATAATTTTTATTTGTCGGCAAACGTGCTTAGTTTTTTCCCCGATTTCTTTATGATCACGAAATCTTTTATGTTTTTGGTAGCGCCTTGTGCTTTTCTGTATATCCGAAATTTATTGTTTACAGAACGTATCTTTCAAAAATATGATTGGCTTCATTTTGTGCCTTTC comes from Flavobacterium sp. KACC 22761 and encodes:
- a CDS encoding DUF4136 domain-containing protein, which gives rise to MNIKRTNLHLIPLVLLGLFYSCSPTVKVTTDYDHAANFSQYKTFTVYDLKAQEGQVNQLNVDRVAKAIRAEMTAKGFVESSDNPDLKVNAVSILKNKTQVTADTNFYGYGGMYRPYGYWGGGAMMGGGTTTFNSYDYVDGSLVIDIVSTKTQKLVWQGIGNAQIDSKPDNPEEFIAGAIKKILEGFPPGLAKK